The Populus alba chromosome 6, ASM523922v2, whole genome shotgun sequence genome contains a region encoding:
- the LOC118048092 gene encoding uncharacterized protein, with translation MATTSEIVNKLNLQPHTEGGFYSETFRDTSIVLSSSQLPPEYKVDRAVSTSIYFLLPSGNVSLLHRIPCAETWHFYLGEPLTILEFNENNGQVKLTSIGSDLVGDNQQPQYTVPGNVWFGAFPTKDYNISPDSMVAKTAPRDGESHYSLVGCTCAPAFQYEDFELAKRSYLISRFPNYEPLISLLTLPE, from the exons ATGGCAACTACATCAGAGATAGTGAATAAACTGAATCTCCAGCCACACACAGAAGGCGGATTCTACTCAGAAACCTTTAGAGACACTTCTATcgttctctcttcttctcaacTTCCCCCTGAAT ATAAGGTTGATCGTGCAGTTAGCACATCTATCTACTTCTTGCTACCTTCTGGGAACGTCTCACTCCTTCATCGCATTCCATGCGCAGAAACCTGGCATTTTTATTTAGGAGAACCACTTACA atactGGAATTCAATGAGAACAACGGGCAGGTCAAATTAACTTCCATTGGATCTGATCTGGTTGGAGACAATCAGCAACCACAGTATACTGTGCCTGGAAATGTCTGGTTTGGTGCATTTCCAACAAAGGACTACAACATTTCTCCAGATAGTATGGTTGCTAAAACTGCACCGAGGGATGGTGAGAGCCACTACTCCCTAGTAGGATGCACTTGTGCTCCGGCCTTTCAGTATGAAGACTTCGAGCTGGCAAAACGCTCTTATCTTATTTCACGTTTTCCCAATTATGAGCCTCTGATATCTCTACTCACTCTTCCGGAGTGA
- the LOC118048268 gene encoding protein NEGATIVE GRAVITROPIC RESPONSE OF ROOTS, whose amino-acid sequence MNQCLDYLCIFHHREVNLTLTEDNYVPLQLQIVVWMQNKLYRRHDSKKPNSISVDSSDSNYHEVTYSEAGYKGDGPIYTLDHIRQESRKEEFIDWPNELLAIGTFGNKSIKEEFKHNHFSQNLPQELTPEEVGKLQNELSILLHKQGGSTDGAESETANFFNNQTSMEDDSTNSDGCSDESKNKDCCVQANTEVTTSRRKDIWADTSAAINKKSLSFLLKKMFICGGGFSPTPSLKNQVPESRMEKILRAILHRKIYPQNPSPKSSTKKYLENKQKPKSAEEDGIDEKADEGSKWVKTDSEYNYDP is encoded by the exons ATGAATCAATGTCTTGATTATCTCTGCATTTTTCATCACAGGGAAGTTAACTTGACGCTTACTGAGGATAATTATGTGCCCTTACAATTGCAGATAGTCGTTTGGATGCAAAACAAACTCTATAGGAGACATGACAGCAAGAAACCAAACTCCATTTCTGTTGATT CCAGTGATTCAAACTATCACGAGGTTACATATTCAGAGGCTGGTTACAAGGGAGATGGGCCCATTTATACACTCG ATCACATTCGGCAAGAATCTCGTAAAGAAGAATTCATTGACTGGCCTAATGAATTGCTGGCAATTGGGACGTTTGGAAACAAATCcataaaagaagaatttaagcATAATCATTTCTCCCAAAATCTTCCCCAAGAACTTACACCTGAAGAAGTTGGAAAACTGCAAAATGAGCTGAGCATCTTATTGCATAAACAAGGTGGATCAACTGATGGAGCAGAATCAGAAACtgctaattttttcaataaccaAACAAGCATGGAAGATGACAGTACAAATTCTGACGGCTGTTCTGATGAGTCAAAGAACAAAGATTGCTGTGTTCAGGCTAACACCGAGGTAACAACCAGCAGAAGGAAAGATATATGGGCAGACACCAGTGCAGCAATTAACAAAAAGTCTTTGTCTTTTCTTCTAAAGAAGATGTTCATTTGTGGGGGTGGATTCTCTCCTACCCCTAGTTTAAAGAATCAAGTCCCAGAGTCCAGAATGGAAAAG ATATTGAGGGCAATACTTCACAGGAAGATATATCCACAAAATCCGAGTccaaaatcatcaacgaaaaaaTATTTGGAGAATAAACAAAAGCCGAAGTCTGCCGAAGAGGATGGAATAGATGAGAAGGCTGATGAAGGAAGTAAATGGGTGAAGACAGATTCTGAAT ATAACTATGATCCGTAG